One Rosa chinensis cultivar Old Blush chromosome 3, RchiOBHm-V2, whole genome shotgun sequence DNA window includes the following coding sequences:
- the LOC112195054 gene encoding uncharacterized protein LOC112195054 isoform X4 produces MGMKSKLKQEQVADTRSLVGLVFSWSIRDVLNENLYRNQVQRIPDTFVTLTSYKKSFIPSLVEETHADLLSNMLNLSQAPTCEILTIEDSDGTPGDLLYDVTYQRDTETDENHKGLMYEPQVGDIIALTNVRPKCIDDLNRPPRFYLIAHVDKANDIEEFPDDLQFKILSSKPINYGEPDMHKSKRETLFAVYLMNLTTNLRVWKALNSEGNTNIINKVLQPKSDDGDSCSVCFSKEKCNAGISALWPTICSQNLNESQEAAVLNCINLTQCHHQNSVKLIWGPPGTGKTKTMSLTLFALFQLKCRTLTCAPTNIAVLEVAARLRRLVNQSLEYGRYGLGDIVLFGNKKRMKIDNNDDVRDIFLDHRVKILIKCLVPLSGWKHLLESMIHLLDDPEEQYSLYLENRAKEQKQNAQKHEDNQKHNGDEDYPLTYEEFVKNEFDSISQELKVCMVDLYTHLPTCCISLKVVKDMVRALGLLKSIKSSLHTTVVANEGLKLVFKDSKVPGSIVGCLTQLRTECTNTLKSLPINKYALMNFCLENACLIFCTASTSSKLHVVAGTRPLELLVIDEAAQLKECESAIPLQLSGLRHAILVGDERQLPAMVKSEIAVSADFGRSLFGRLAKLGHKKHLLNVQYRMHPSINLFPKREFYDNQIVDGPNVKERSYERCFLKGKMYQSYSFINVADGKEEFDHRFSRKNMVEVAVVSGIVASLYKEFIGTKKKVSIGVISPYKAQVYAIQEILRKYTETSDTGFSVSVRSVDGFQGGEEDVIIISTVRCNGKGSVGFLSNRQRANVALTRARYCLWILGNASTLITSDSVWKKLVLDAKKRNCFYNADEDTDLAQAITAALLKLDQLHSLLNIDSMLFKNAIWKVCFTDDFRNSIIKIKDTVILREVLALLTKLSSGWRRPHKDKGNLVYDGTSAQLLEKYKIKGHLNLIWTVDILQENAHYVQVMKFWDILPFSHIPELAKRLDIVFGNFTVDKMNRCRHKCIDRDTVVPMRWPVVFRNFPAADHEEFLSKPLSSFRITTNRETATSTHGGTAKAVNPIICSKSNVNKKERWLWKIKAEDKVKELSTCLEADPVEFFSKPLSSLSIAEKPEASTSTDISTAIGSCLSSTPQSRSKSNANRRRSSSKLKVFKI; encoded by the exons ATGGGGATGAAGAGTAAGCTGAAACAGGAACAAGTTGCAGATACAAGAAGCCTTGTGGGTTTGGTATTCTCTTGGTCTATAAGGGATGTTCTCAATGAAAACCTTTACAGAAATCAG GTGCAGAGGATCCCCGACACATTTGTGACATTGACGAGTTACAAGAAATCATTCATTCCTTCACTTGTTGAGGAAACTCATGCTGATTTACTATCGAATATGTTGAATCTGTCACAAGCACCTACTTGTGAAATTCTGACAATCGAAGATTCAGATGGAACTCCTGGTGACTTGCTTTACGATGTAACATATCAGAGAGATACAGAAACTGATGAGAATCACAAAGGACTGATGTATGAGCCACAGGTTGGAGATATCATTGCCTTGACTAATGTTAGACCAAAATGCATTGATGATTTGAACAGGCCTCCAAGGTTCTATCTAATCGCTCATGTTGATAAAGCAAATGATATTGAAGAATTTCCTGATGATCTCCAGTTCAAAATACTATCATCGAAGCCTATCAACTATGGAGAACCAGACATGCATAAGAGCAAGAGAGAGACACTTTTTGCTGTCTATCTTATGAACTTGACAACAAATCTCCGTGTATGGAAGGCTTTGAACTCAGAGGGAAATACAAATATCATTAACAAAGTTCTGCAACCCAAGTcagat GATGGGGATTCTTGTTCTGTTTGCTTTTCCAAAGAAAAATGCAATGCTGGCATTTCTGCATTATGGCCTACAATTTGCTCTCAAAATCTAAATGAATCCCAAGAAGCTGCAGTTTTGAACTGTATCAATTTGACTCAATGCCATCACCAGAATTCCGTAAAATTAATATGGGGTCCTCCTGGTACTGGCAAGACGAAGACAATGAGTCTGACACTCTTTGCTCTCTTTCAGTTAAAGTGCAGAACTCTCACATGTGCTCCCACCAATATTGCGGTGCTAGAAGTAGCAGCAAGACTCCGGAGATTGGTTAACCAGTCACTCGAGTATGGCAGGTATGGACTAGGAGATATAGTTCTCTTTGGTAACAAGAAGCGAATGAAGATTGACAATAATGATGATGTTCGTGATATATTTCTTGATCATCGTGTTAAAATTCTCATCAAGTGTTTGGTACCTTTATCTGGGTGGAAACATTTGTTAGAATCAATGATACATTTACTTGATGATCCTGAGGAACAATATTCTTTGTACTTGGAAAACAGAGCTAAAGAGCAGAAACAGAATGCACAAAAACATGAGGATAATCAAAAACATAATGGAGATGAGGATTATCCTTTGACATATGAGGAGTTTGTAAAGAATGAATTTGATTCAATCAGTCAGGAGCTGAAGGTTTGTATGGTAGATTTGTACACCCACTTACCAACTTGTTGCATTTCACTTAAAGTGGTGAAGGACATGGTCAGAGCTTTGGGTTTGCTCAAGTCTATTAAATCTTCATTGCATACTACTGTTGTTGCTAATGAAGGGTTGAAGTTAGTCTTCAAAGATTCCAAAGTTCCAGGAAGCATTGTTGGTTGCCTTACGCAGTTGAGAACAGAGTGTACAAACACACTGAAGTCGCTTCCTATTAACAAATATGCATTAATGAACTTCTGCCTAGAAAATGCTTGCTTAATATTCTGTACTGCATCAACTTCTTCCAAATTGCATGTTGTAGCAGGAACAAGACCGTTGGAATTGTTGGTCATTGATGAAGCTGCTCAGCTTAAAGAATGTGAATCAGCAATTCCTTTACAACTATCTGGTCTCCGCCATGCTATCCTTGTAGGAGATGAGAGGCAACTCCCTGCCATGGTTAAAAGCGAG ATTGCAGTAAGTGCTGATTTTGGAAGAAGTTTGTTTGGAAGGCTGGCAAAGTTGGGGCACAAGAAGCACCTACTCAATGTCCAGTACAGGATGCATCCATCCATCAATTTATTTCCAAAAAGGGAGTTCTATGACAACCAGATAGTAGATGGTCCAAATGTCAAAGAAAGAAGCTATGAGAGGTGCTTCCTCAAGGGAAAAATGTACCAATCCTATTCCTTCATAAATGTAGCCgatggaaaagaagaatttgatCACAGATTTAGTCGGAAAAATATGGTGGAGGTTGCTGTAGTCTCTGGGATAGTAGCAAGCCTTTATAAAG AATTTATTGGAACAAAGAAGAAAGTTAGTATTGGGGTCATATCACCATACAAGGCtcaagtttatgcaattcaagAGATACTCAGAAAATATACTGAAACTTCTGATACTGGATTCTCCGTAAGTGTGCGATCTGTTGACGGGTTCCAAGGTGGTGAAGAAGATGTGATAATTATATCTACTGTCCGATGTAATGGGAAGGGGTCAGTTGGTTTCTTGTCGAACCGGCAAAGAGCAAATGTTGCGTTAACACGTGCAAG GTATTGCCTTTGGATATTGGGGAATGCGTCAACTTTGATTACTAGTGACTCTGTTTGGAAGAAGCTAGTCCTTGATGCCAAGAAACGGAACTGTTTTTATAATGCTGATGAAGACACCGACTTGGCCCAGGCTATTACAGCAGCCCTGCTCAAGCTTGACCAACTTCATTCTCTGCTTAATATCGACTCTATGCTGTTCAAAAACGCTATATGGAAG GTTTGCTTCACTGATGACTTTCGGAACTccataataaaaattaaagacaCTGTGATTCTTCGGGAAGTACTCGCGTTATTAACCAAGCTTTCGAGTGGATGGCGCCGACCTCACAAGGATAAAGGAAATTTAGTGTATGATGGGACTTCTGCTCAGCTGTTAGAGAAGTATAAAATCAAAGGGCACTTGAATCTCATTTGGACTGTAGATATTCTCCAGGAGAATGCACATTACGTCCAAGTTATGAAGTTTTGGGATATTTTGCCATTTTCTCATATACCAGAACTAGCAAAGCGTCTTGACATTGTTTTTGGAAATTTTACAGTGGATAAGATGAACCGCTGCAGGCACAAATGCATTGACAG GGATACTGTTGTTCCAATGAGATGGCCGGtggttttcagaaattttcctgCAGCTGATCATGAGGAGTTCCTTTCAAAACCATTGTCTTCTTTCCGTATAACTACTAATCGAGAAACAGCAACTTCAACACATGG GGGGACAGCGAAAGCAGTAAATCCGATTATCTGTTCGAAAAGCAACgtcaataaaaaagaaagatggTTATGGAAAATAAAGGCTGAAGACAAAGTGAAGGAGCTCAGCACTTGCCTTGAAGCTGACCCTGTGGAGTTCTTTTCAAAACCATTATCATCACTAAGTATAGCAGAGAAGCCAGAAGCATCTACTTCCACTGACAT ATCCACAGCGATTGGATCATGCCTTTCCAGTACTCCTCAAAGTCGTTCAAAAAGCAATGCGAATCGAAGGAGATCATCATCAAAACTAAAAGTCTTTAAGATTTGA